In the genome of Nitrospira sp., the window GGCCGGCCGCATCCCAGGCTTCCGCAATGAGCTTCGTCCCGGCCAGAACCGGATCCGACTCGATATCCCGCAAGATCGGAGGATTGGCCAAGGGTCGGCCATTCTCGTCGCGGGAGAGGATCGAGGCCAGGTCGAAGCGAAACCCGTCTACGTGCATCGACTCCACCCAGTAGCGCAGGCTGTCCAGGATCAACCGGCGGACAATCGGCTGATTCGCGTTCAAGGTGTTCCCGGTGCCGGTATAGTCGGCATAGCGTGACCGGTCCTCCTGCAGCATGTAATACGCCGCGTTTTCCAGACCGCGATAGCAGAGCGTCGGGCCGGCGTGGTCTCCTTCCGCCGTATGGTTGAACACGACATCGAGGATGATTTCGATACCGCTCCGATGAAGCGCCTTGACCATGTCGCGAAACTCGTCCATCGGACCCACGTGATCGTGGCGGGAGCTATACCCATGGTGCGGCACGAAGAATGAGATGGGGCTGTAGCCCCAGTAGTTGATGAGGCCCGACGGAGCGTCCTGTTCGTCGAACTGGAATACGGGCAGCAGCTCCACTGCGGTCACACCGAGATCCCGCAGGTACGGAATCTTGTCGATCAATCCTCGATACGTGCCGCGCGTTTCCTGAGAGAGACCGGAACTGGGATGACGGGTAAACCCGCGCACGTGCAACTCATAGATGACAGTCTGGGCAAACGGCCGTTTCAGCGGGACATCCCCTTCCCAGTCGTAGTGGCTAGGATCGGCGACGACGCTTTTCATCGCAGTTGCGCAATTGTCACCCGGCACGGACGCATTGATGCGACTGTAGCGGTCCGGCATGGCCATCGCCTTCCCGTAGGGGTCAACCAACAGCTTGTTTGGGTCAAACCGCAATCCACGTTGCGGTTCGGAAGGTCCGAACGCCCGATAACCATAGATCTGGCCGGCCTGAATACCGGGCACGAAGACATGCCAGTAGTGATATGTCCGGTTCCATCGAGGATCGAGGGCAATCGCCGTCGCCGGTTTCGCCTCGCCCGGATGATCGAACAACAGCAGTTCCACGAGACTGCTGTTCTTCGAGAACAGGCTGAAATTGACTCCGTCGGGGCGGACCGTCGAGCCGAGCGGAAAACTATTGCCCGGTTGTGTTCTTGAGTTCATCCCTCTCATTCACCCCTTGGCAGAAGCTTCTTACTGGTTCTTCGTTTCCACTGCTCATCGTGAGAGAGACCGCACATACGCAAGCACGTCACGGGCCTCCTCATCGGAAAGGACGTACTTCCACGTTCCCATCGCCGTATTCGGTCGTCCCTCATGAATGGTCCTGAGCAAGGCGGCATCAAGTTTTTCCTGAACGGCGGAGGAGGTCAGGTCGGCCGGTGGTGGATTGAACAGGCGATAGCCATCCCCCTTGCCTCCCCGGCCATGACAGACCATGCAATTCTCCTCATACAGCGGCTTTCCTTTGGAGGCATCACCTCCAGCAGCCCACAGGTCGGATCCCTGAATCGCCCCAATGAGTATGAGGAGGATAAACAGCGCATGAGCCAACACATTCATACCCCACTCCATTTCGCCGATCGCTTGCAATATCGGCCGCCGCTTCCTCTTGTACACGTCCGCCGATTAGGCGTGAGGGCCTCGATCAAAACGAGAAGTACAGCCCAATGCCGAACCATTCGACCTCCAGGGCGAAGAACTGCCCGTAGGGAGCAAACCCGTGATAGTAGTTCGCCAACAACCGGAGGCGCCGGTCCGCGCCGGCCTTCGACCATTCTATGCCGCCCACCACGTTGGTATTGACCATCCAGCTCAGTTCTTCAAAACTCTTAAAGTCGGCCCCAAAGACGGGCGTGAGGCGAAGCCTGGGCATTTGTGTCCTCAAAATCGGAGCGACGACGGTCCGTCCTCGCAGCTCAACCCCCCACTGCACCCCGATCCTGTCCAGTGTGGCCGGTTCCCTGTGTATCAGGTAACTTCCGCCGGCGTATACTCGTCCCCACCCTCCTGGCGCATCGAGAGAGAGGATGGCTTCAAGCGCTTCGAAACTCAGGTTCACACGATTGAACTGGGGGTCTCTCAATAGAAACTCATCGCCGAGGTGGCTGCTCTGATGATACAGCCGCGCACGGGTCGAGAAGAGCCCGCGACGCCACGAGACAGGAATTCCGATCACATAATCCGCATTGATGAGATCAGTGGAGCCGGAATCAAGATCGAACTGCGCAAAGACCCCGCCGAGCAAACCGACCTGCCAGCCGTTACAACCATCCCTTCGTCCAACCAAACCAATGTTCTCACCGAACCCAACCGAACCGAGGTTGACGGAGCTGTCATTGGAACGGACGCGGACCCCCTGCAAGGCGGCGAAGAGCTGTGGCTGCTTCGGATCGGCCCACAGTGGTCGAAAGACGTCGTTCTCCGGGAAGGGCTCCAGCGCCGAGGCACCAGCGTGACCGGACGAGACCGTCCCGATTCCTTCATAGCGGCAGTCCACCCTGCTCGATTCTTCACCCA includes:
- the glgX gene encoding glycogen debranching protein GlgX, whose protein sequence is MNSRTQPGNSFPLGSTVRPDGVNFSLFSKNSSLVELLLFDHPGEAKPATAIALDPRWNRTYHYWHVFVPGIQAGQIYGYRAFGPSEPQRGLRFDPNKLLVDPYGKAMAMPDRYSRINASVPGDNCATAMKSVVADPSHYDWEGDVPLKRPFAQTVIYELHVRGFTRHPSSGLSQETRGTYRGLIDKIPYLRDLGVTAVELLPVFQFDEQDAPSGLINYWGYSPISFFVPHHGYSSRHDHVGPMDEFRDMVKALHRSGIEIILDVVFNHTAEGDHAGPTLCYRGLENAAYYMLQEDRSRYADYTGTGNTLNANQPIVRRLILDSLRYWVESMHVDGFRFDLASILSRDENGRPLANPPILRDIESDPVLAGTKLIAEAWDAAGLYQMGSFIGDSWKEWNGQFRDDVRGFMKGDNGMVRRVARRWLGSPDLYGHKEREPEQSLNFVTCHDGFTLNDLVSYNHKHNEANGEDNRDGTDFNLSWNCGAEGPTDDPAIERLRNRQVKNFLALTLLSVGTPMLLMGDEVRRTQRGNNNAYCQDNDISWFDWTGLGKHADIHRFVKMLLLLRSLSTLARRESSLTLNEILCRARIDWHGILLDRPDWNDESHSLALTAGTLDGRFLAHVIMNAYWEPLAFELPGAAKGEQGWRRLIDTGLDSPDDICDGLDAPFVAGNSYLVQSRSAVVLFALNADSAGQKSASPGNRHVWSTREESV
- a CDS encoding cytochrome c; its protein translation is MNVLAHALFILLILIGAIQGSDLWAAGGDASKGKPLYEENCMVCHGRGGKGDGYRLFNPPPADLTSSAVQEKLDAALLRTIHEGRPNTAMGTWKYVLSDEEARDVLAYVRSLSR
- a CDS encoding DUF1207 domain-containing protein — its product is MLSLLPAHPALGEESSRVDCRYEGIGTVSSGHAGASALEPFPENDVFRPLWADPKQPQLFAALQGVRVRSNDSSVNLGSVGFGENIGLVGRRDGCNGWQVGLLGGVFAQFDLDSGSTDLINADYVIGIPVSWRRGLFSTRARLYHQSSHLGDEFLLRDPQFNRVNLSFEALEAILSLDAPGGWGRVYAGGSYLIHREPATLDRIGVQWGVELRGRTVVAPILRTQMPRLRLTPVFGADFKSFEELSWMVNTNVVGGIEWSKAGADRRLRLLANYYHGFAPYGQFFALEVEWFGIGLYFSF